A window from Streptomyces sp. NBC_00335 encodes these proteins:
- a CDS encoding PhoH family protein translates to MTQTPTAKTPAPGQARAHFSVPATHPMVSVLGSGDALLRVIEKAFPRADIHVRGNQVSAIGAAAEVALIQRLFDEMMLVLRTGQPMTEDAVERSIAMLKSSGNGEGPDETPAEVLTQNILSSRGRTIRPKTLNQKRYVDAIDKHTIVFGIGPAGTGKTYLAMAKAVQALQSKQVSRIILTRPAVEAGERLGFLPGTLFDKIDPYLRPLYDALHDMIDPDSIPRLMAAGTIEVAPLAYMRGRTLNEAFVVLDEAQNTTPEQMKMFLTRLGFDSKIVVTGDVTQVDLPGGAKSGLRQVQDILEGVPDIAFSRLTSEDVVRHKLVGRIVDAYEKYDDSQDAKQSRNGFQRK, encoded by the coding sequence ATGACTCAGACACCGACAGCCAAGACCCCCGCGCCGGGGCAGGCGCGAGCCCACTTCTCCGTACCGGCCACCCATCCGATGGTGTCCGTCCTCGGCTCGGGCGACGCCCTGTTGCGCGTGATCGAGAAGGCCTTCCCGAGGGCCGACATCCATGTTCGGGGCAATCAGGTCAGCGCGATCGGCGCGGCGGCGGAAGTCGCTCTGATCCAGCGCCTGTTCGACGAGATGATGCTGGTGCTCCGCACCGGGCAGCCGATGACGGAGGACGCAGTGGAACGCTCGATCGCCATGCTCAAGTCGAGCGGCAACGGCGAGGGCCCGGACGAGACGCCCGCCGAGGTGCTCACCCAGAACATCCTCTCCAGCCGCGGCCGCACCATCCGCCCCAAGACCCTCAACCAGAAGCGGTACGTCGACGCGATCGACAAGCACACGATCGTCTTCGGCATCGGCCCCGCCGGTACCGGCAAGACCTACCTGGCCATGGCCAAGGCGGTCCAGGCCCTGCAGTCCAAGCAGGTCAGCCGGATCATCCTGACCCGCCCGGCGGTGGAGGCCGGAGAGCGCCTGGGATTCCTCCCCGGCACCCTCTTCGACAAGATCGACCCGTACCTGCGGCCGCTCTACGACGCCCTGCACGACATGATCGATCCGGACTCGATCCCGCGGCTGATGGCGGCGGGCACCATCGAGGTCGCGCCGCTGGCCTACATGCGCGGCCGCACCCTCAACGAGGCCTTCGTCGTCCTCGACGAGGCGCAGAACACCACCCCCGAGCAGATGAAGATGTTCCTGACCCGGCTCGGGTTCGACTCGAAGATCGTCGTCACCGGCGACGTGACCCAGGTCGACCTGCCGGGCGGTGCCAAGAGCGGTCTGCGGCAGGTGCAGGACATCCTCGAAGGGGTGCCGGACATCGCCTTCTCGCGGCTCACGTCCGAGGATGTCGTCCGGCACAAGCTGGTCGGCCGTATCGTCGACGCGTACGAGAAGTACGACGACAGCCAGGACGCGAAGCAGTCGCGGAACGGCTTCCAGCGGAAGTAG
- the ybeY gene encoding rRNA maturation RNase YbeY, with protein MSIDVNNESGTEVDERAILDIARYALARMRIHPLSELSVIVVDEDAMEQLHIQWMDLPGPTDVMSFPMDELRPPKKDEEEPPQGLLGDIVLCPEVAKKQGEDAPTQHSMDEELQLLTVHGVLHLLGYDHEEPDEKAEMFGLQAAIVDGWRGENGVTGPSPAPTVS; from the coding sequence ATGTCGATCGACGTCAACAACGAGTCCGGAACCGAGGTCGACGAGCGGGCGATCCTCGACATCGCCCGCTACGCACTCGCCCGGATGCGGATCCACCCGCTCTCGGAGCTCTCCGTCATCGTCGTCGACGAGGACGCGATGGAGCAGCTCCACATCCAGTGGATGGACCTGCCCGGACCCACCGACGTCATGTCCTTCCCGATGGACGAGCTGCGTCCGCCGAAGAAGGACGAGGAGGAGCCCCCGCAGGGTCTCCTCGGTGACATCGTGCTCTGCCCCGAAGTCGCCAAGAAGCAGGGCGAGGACGCGCCGACGCAGCACTCCATGGACGAGGAGCTCCAGCTCCTGACCGTCCACGGGGTGCTGCACCTGCTCGGGTACGACCACGAGGAGCCGGACGAGAAGGCCGAGATGTTCGGCCTCCAGGCGGCGATCGTCGACGGCTGGCGCGGCGAGAACGGCGTGACGGGCCCGTCCCCGGCGCCGACCGTCTCATGA
- a CDS encoding hemolysin family protein, which translates to MTGDLQLITGAVLLVVVAWFAACAESGIARISAFRAEQAVREGRRGSAKLAQVAGDPTRYVNVALLVRVTCEMAAGVFVTYVCLDEFGENWTALLVAIAVMVLVSYVAVGVSPRTIGRQHPLNTATAASYVLVPLARIMGPIPQLLILLGNALTPGKGFRKGPFASEAELRAMVDLAEKESLIEDDERRMVHQVFELGDTLVREVMVPRTDLVCIERYKTVRQATTLALRSGFSRIPVTGENEDDIVGIVYLKDLVRKTHISRDAESDLVSTAIRPAVFVPDTKNAGDLLREMQSVRNHVAVVIDEYGGTAGIVTIEDILEEIVGEITDEYDREIPPVEDLGGDRYRVTARLDITDLGELFKVDSFDDEDVETVGGLLAKALGRVPIAGASAVVDLPDGRPLRLTAESPAGRRNKIVTVLVEPVVPVEGQEGETE; encoded by the coding sequence ATGACCGGTGATCTCCAGCTGATCACCGGGGCCGTCCTGCTGGTCGTGGTGGCCTGGTTCGCCGCGTGCGCCGAGTCCGGGATCGCCCGGATCTCCGCCTTCCGCGCCGAACAGGCCGTACGGGAGGGCCGGCGCGGCAGCGCCAAGCTGGCCCAGGTCGCCGGCGACCCCACCCGCTACGTCAATGTCGCGCTGCTGGTCCGGGTCACCTGCGAGATGGCGGCGGGCGTGTTCGTCACGTACGTCTGCCTCGACGAGTTCGGGGAGAACTGGACCGCGCTGCTCGTGGCCATCGCCGTGATGGTGCTCGTGTCCTACGTGGCGGTCGGCGTGTCCCCGCGCACCATCGGCCGGCAGCACCCGCTGAACACGGCGACGGCGGCGTCCTACGTCCTCGTACCGCTCGCCCGGATCATGGGGCCCATCCCGCAACTGCTGATCCTCCTCGGCAACGCGCTCACCCCCGGGAAGGGCTTCCGCAAGGGGCCCTTCGCCTCCGAGGCGGAGCTGCGCGCGATGGTCGACCTCGCGGAGAAGGAATCGCTGATCGAGGACGACGAGCGCCGCATGGTGCACCAGGTCTTCGAACTGGGCGACACGCTCGTGCGCGAGGTCATGGTGCCGCGCACCGACCTGGTCTGCATCGAGCGGTACAAGACGGTCCGTCAGGCGACCACGCTCGCGCTGCGGTCCGGTTTCTCGCGGATCCCGGTGACCGGGGAGAACGAGGACGACATCGTCGGCATCGTGTACCTGAAGGACCTGGTCCGCAAGACGCACATCAGCCGGGACGCGGAGAGCGACCTGGTCTCCACGGCGATAAGGCCCGCGGTGTTCGTGCCGGACACGAAGAACGCGGGCGACCTGCTGCGCGAGATGCAGTCGGTGCGCAACCACGTGGCGGTGGTCATCGACGAGTACGGCGGCACCGCCGGCATCGTCACCATCGAGGACATCCTGGAGGAGATCGTCGGCGAGATCACCGACGAGTACGACCGGGAGATCCCGCCGGTGGAGGACCTGGGCGGGGACCGCTACCGGGTCACCGCGCGACTGGACATCACCGACCTCGGCGAACTGTTCAAGGTGGACTCCTTCGACGACGAGGACGTGGAGACGGTCGGCGGACTGCTCGCCAAGGCGCTGGGCCGGGTACCGATCGCCGGTGCCTCGGCGGTGGTGGACCTGCCCGACGGACGGCCGCTGCGGCTGACGGCGGAGTCCCCGGCGGGGCGGCGGAACAAGATCGTGACCGTGCTGGTGGAGCCGGTGGTTCCGGTGGAGGGCCAGGAAGGGGAGACGGAGTGA
- a CDS encoding MmcQ/YjbR family DNA-binding protein, which produces MTPAELRAFCLGFNAAVEEFPFTPETSVFKVLGKVFALSALDADPLKVNLKCDPEQAVRLRAEHEAVVPGWHMNKRHWNTVTAGGPGALADALVRELVEDSYDLVVAGLPRAERLRLDRP; this is translated from the coding sequence GTGACGCCGGCGGAGCTGCGCGCGTTCTGTCTCGGGTTCAACGCGGCGGTGGAGGAGTTCCCCTTCACCCCGGAGACCTCGGTGTTCAAGGTGCTGGGGAAGGTGTTCGCGCTGAGCGCGCTGGACGCCGACCCGCTGAAGGTCAACCTCAAGTGCGACCCGGAGCAGGCGGTGCGGCTGCGGGCGGAGCACGAGGCGGTCGTACCGGGCTGGCACATGAACAAGCGGCACTGGAACACGGTGACCGCGGGCGGGCCGGGGGCGCTTGCCGACGCGCTGGTCCGGGAGCTGGTCGAGGACTCGTACGACCTGGTGGTCGCCGGTCTGCCGAGGGCGGAGCGGCTGCGGCTCGACCGGCCGTAG
- a CDS encoding cytidine deaminase, with the protein MTDSTGIDPEDTKIITLARSARARNGVPEGAAVRDETGRTYVAGTVALDSLKLSALQTAVAMAVASGAQSLEAAAVVSAAEAPSDADRAAVRDLGGPDTPVLLAGPDGTLKSTTPAGA; encoded by the coding sequence ATGACCGACAGCACCGGGATCGACCCCGAAGACACCAAGATCATCACGTTGGCGCGCAGCGCCCGGGCCCGCAACGGCGTGCCCGAGGGGGCGGCGGTCCGGGACGAGACCGGCCGTACGTACGTCGCCGGGACCGTGGCGCTGGACTCCCTCAAGCTGAGCGCGCTCCAGACGGCCGTCGCGATGGCCGTGGCCAGCGGCGCCCAGTCCCTGGAGGCGGCGGCCGTCGTCAGCGCCGCCGAGGCCCCCTCCGACGCCGACCGCGCGGCGGTCCGCGACCTCGGCGGCCCGGACACCCCGGTCCTCCTGGCGGGCCCGGACGGCACCCTGAAGTCGACGACTCCGGCTGGGGCCTGA
- a CDS encoding MFS transporter: protein MGVTQTDPGPGPSPAPTPASGPAAGPDSTAVAPHPAHRVHRAWFVAAVAFVTIIGAAAFASLPGLLIEPLHEEFDWSRGTIGLAVSVNLALYGLTAPFAAALMDRFGIRKVVAVALTVIAGGSVATVWMTTSWQLILYWGVLVGLGSGSMALAFAATVTNRWFTARRGLVTGILTAAGASGQLIFLPLLAWLVENHGWRPASVTVSLAALTVVPFVWLLLRDHPADIGTTPYGGTYTAKPAPVPGAARRAVGVLVKAARTGPFWLLAGTFAICGASTNGLVRTHFVPSAHDHGMPVTAAAGLLAVIGVLDVIGTVFSGWLTDRFESRRLLAVYYALRGISLLFLPILLAPTVHPPMVFFIVFYGLDWVATVPPTIALCREHYGDDGAIVFGWVLASHQIGAAVVAFLGGLARDAFGSYDPVWYASGALCAMAALMAMVIRRRAVPAGS, encoded by the coding sequence ATCGGCGTGACGCAGACAGACCCGGGCCCCGGCCCGTCCCCCGCGCCGACACCCGCCTCCGGCCCGGCGGCCGGACCCGACTCCACGGCCGTCGCGCCGCACCCCGCACACCGCGTCCACCGCGCCTGGTTCGTCGCGGCCGTCGCCTTCGTGACGATCATCGGCGCCGCCGCCTTCGCCTCCCTCCCCGGTCTGCTCATCGAGCCGCTGCACGAGGAGTTCGACTGGTCCCGCGGCACGATCGGCCTCGCCGTCTCCGTGAACCTCGCGCTGTACGGGCTCACCGCGCCGTTCGCCGCCGCCCTGATGGACCGCTTCGGCATCCGCAAGGTGGTCGCGGTCGCCCTGACCGTCATAGCCGGCGGCTCGGTGGCCACGGTCTGGATGACCACCTCCTGGCAGCTGATCCTGTACTGGGGCGTCCTGGTCGGCCTGGGCAGCGGCTCGATGGCGCTGGCCTTCGCGGCGACGGTGACCAACCGCTGGTTCACCGCCCGGCGCGGCCTGGTCACCGGCATCCTGACCGCCGCCGGGGCCTCCGGCCAGCTGATCTTCCTGCCGCTGCTGGCCTGGCTGGTGGAGAACCACGGCTGGCGCCCGGCGTCGGTGACCGTCTCGCTGGCGGCCCTGACCGTCGTGCCCTTCGTCTGGCTGCTGCTGCGCGACCACCCGGCGGACATCGGGACCACCCCGTACGGGGGCACCTACACGGCCAAGCCCGCGCCCGTCCCCGGCGCCGCCCGCCGGGCCGTGGGCGTCCTGGTCAAGGCGGCCCGGACCGGACCGTTCTGGCTGCTGGCGGGCACCTTCGCGATCTGCGGGGCCTCGACGAACGGGCTGGTGAGGACCCACTTCGTCCCGTCGGCCCACGACCACGGCATGCCGGTGACGGCGGCGGCCGGACTGCTCGCCGTGATCGGCGTGCTCGACGTGATCGGCACGGTCTTCTCCGGCTGGCTGACGGACCGCTTCGAATCGCGCCGCCTCCTCGCCGTCTACTACGCCCTGCGCGGGATCTCGCTCCTGTTCCTCCCGATCCTGCTGGCCCCGACCGTGCACCCGCCGATGGTGTTCTTCATCGTCTTCTACGGCCTGGACTGGGTCGCGACGGTCCCGCCGACGATCGCCCTGTGCCGCGAGCACTACGGGGACGACGGAGCCATCGTCTTCGGCTGGGTCCTGGCCTCGCACCAGATCGGCGCGGCGGTGGTGGCCTTCCTCGGCGGCCTGGCCCGCGACGCCTTCGGCTCGTACGACCCCGTCTGGTACGCCTCGGGCGCCCTGTGCGCGATGGCCGCCCTGATGGCGATGGTCATCCGCCGCCGCGCCGTTCCCGCCGGGTCGTAA
- a CDS encoding GlxA family transcriptional regulator — MEPRAHRVHRVVVLALAGLLPFELGIPHRIFGRAKDPAGRPLYEVLTCGLAPGRVPTDADFDVHVEHGPELLATADTVVVPASYELGPVHDEGRLTPELAAALAHIRPGTRLVSICTGGYVLAAAGYLDGRRATTHWSSAGHFQQTFPAVLVDPGVLYTDDGDVLTSAGVAAGIDLCLHIVRRDHGSAVANHTARYTVVPPHRDGGQAQFIDRPVPEPQQASTAAARAWVLDRLHEPLRLTDLARQEAMSVRTFTRRFREESGLSPGEWILGQRVERARALLEQTDLPMEHVAREAGFGSAQSLRKHVQAALGVSPTSYRRTFRQAAPGATLPSPDGTSVAAGSVH; from the coding sequence ATGGAGCCTCGCGCGCACCGTGTCCACCGTGTGGTCGTACTCGCCCTCGCCGGTCTGCTGCCCTTCGAGCTCGGCATCCCGCACCGGATCTTCGGGCGGGCGAAGGATCCCGCCGGGCGGCCGCTGTACGAGGTCCTCACCTGCGGGCTCGCCCCCGGCCGGGTCCCCACGGACGCCGACTTCGACGTCCACGTCGAGCACGGTCCCGAACTGCTGGCCACCGCCGACACGGTGGTGGTCCCCGCCTCCTACGAGCTGGGCCCGGTCCACGACGAGGGCCGGCTCACCCCCGAACTGGCCGCCGCGCTCGCGCACATCAGGCCCGGCACCCGGCTCGTCTCCATCTGCACCGGCGGCTACGTCCTGGCCGCCGCCGGGTATCTGGACGGCCGCCGGGCCACCACCCACTGGTCCTCCGCCGGGCACTTCCAGCAGACCTTCCCGGCCGTCCTGGTCGACCCGGGCGTGCTCTACACCGACGACGGGGACGTGCTCACCTCCGCCGGAGTCGCCGCCGGGATCGACCTGTGCCTGCACATCGTGCGCCGCGACCACGGCTCGGCCGTCGCGAACCACACCGCCCGGTACACCGTCGTACCGCCGCACCGCGACGGCGGGCAGGCGCAGTTCATCGACCGCCCGGTGCCCGAGCCGCAGCAGGCGAGCACCGCCGCGGCCCGCGCCTGGGTACTGGACCGGCTGCACGAACCACTGCGGCTGACCGACCTGGCCCGGCAGGAGGCGATGTCGGTACGGACCTTCACGCGCAGGTTCCGCGAGGAGTCGGGGCTCAGTCCGGGCGAATGGATCCTGGGGCAGCGGGTGGAGCGGGCCCGGGCACTGCTGGAGCAGACCGACCTGCCGATGGAACACGTGGCCCGGGAGGCGGGCTTCGGGAGCGCGCAGTCCCTGCGCAAACACGTCCAGGCGGCCCTCGGCGTGAGCCCGACGTCCTACCGGCGGACCTTCCGGCAGGCGGCACCGGGCGCCACACTGCCATCTCCTGATGGGACATCAGTTGCTGCCGGGTCCGTGCATTGA
- a CDS encoding beta-xylosidase, translating to MAVLAAATGGALSAPAAAEGETPAGQVEFPTHCLPPQEAGLPPADGPTTARITVDDTTPRVGDTVTVTYQVTRTPAVNPLSVGLPADVLTPTGRIVLGGVQQGEVTVVGAKRNDPVEAGGALPAVTMTGTFTVTAPGEITLAPGGYTLHTGHLLELDTVCAGAFGSEPPGAGPAPTASASASASASAAPSPVSASPVSPSSSPSGLPVPAGPPVAQRITASPLPTANLRAVALGTAAGAPGAKVKVTGAGFVPGAEVTVTGRAGTAETADRVAAKADELGVVLAELPVTDRATTAVVAYEGAAWTPESGSGPAAYTVIVAAPLPPGSQTVTAVVEPGELGMTQEGDAVTLAAVPYGDGGAAAGRIGTVTVKDARGGPAGWSLIGKVTDFTGSGGVRIPGASLSWTPACAAAPGSPSACTPGSAGTVGPDGAVLASTGDAALVGGTFTVDAAVTLQVPPYTPPGAYTAVLTLTLS from the coding sequence ATGGCGGTGCTGGCCGCCGCGACCGGGGGAGCGCTGAGCGCGCCCGCCGCCGCGGAGGGGGAGACCCCTGCCGGTCAGGTCGAGTTCCCCACGCACTGCCTGCCGCCGCAGGAGGCGGGACTGCCGCCGGCCGACGGGCCCACCACCGCCCGGATCACCGTCGACGACACCACGCCGCGCGTGGGCGACACCGTCACGGTCACCTACCAGGTCACCCGGACCCCCGCCGTGAACCCGCTCTCCGTCGGCCTGCCCGCCGACGTCCTCACCCCGACCGGGCGGATCGTGCTCGGGGGCGTGCAGCAGGGCGAGGTCACGGTCGTCGGGGCCAAGCGCAACGATCCCGTCGAGGCGGGCGGGGCGCTGCCCGCCGTCACCATGACCGGCACCTTCACCGTCACCGCCCCCGGCGAGATCACCCTGGCCCCGGGCGGCTACACCCTGCACACCGGGCACCTGCTGGAACTGGACACCGTCTGCGCGGGCGCCTTCGGGAGCGAGCCGCCGGGGGCGGGACCGGCACCGACCGCGTCGGCTTCCGCGTCCGCGTCTGCGTCCGCGGCGCCGTCGCCGGTGTCCGCTTCGCCGGTGTCCCCGTCCTCGTCTCCGTCCGGGTTGCCGGTGCCCGCCGGGCCGCCGGTCGCGCAGCGGATCACCGCGAGTCCGCTGCCGACGGCCAACCTGCGCGCCGTCGCGCTCGGTACGGCGGCGGGAGCGCCGGGCGCGAAGGTCAAGGTCACCGGAGCCGGTTTCGTCCCCGGCGCGGAGGTCACCGTGACCGGCCGGGCGGGTACGGCGGAGACCGCCGACCGGGTCGCCGCGAAGGCCGACGAACTCGGCGTGGTCCTCGCGGAGCTGCCGGTCACGGACCGGGCGACCACGGCGGTCGTGGCGTACGAGGGCGCCGCCTGGACTCCGGAGTCGGGCTCGGGCCCGGCCGCGTACACGGTGATCGTCGCCGCCCCGCTGCCGCCGGGCAGCCAGACGGTGACGGCGGTCGTGGAGCCGGGCGAGCTCGGGATGACGCAGGAGGGCGACGCCGTGACGCTGGCCGCGGTCCCGTACGGGGACGGCGGAGCGGCGGCCGGACGGATCGGCACGGTCACCGTCAAGGACGCCCGCGGCGGGCCGGCCGGATGGTCCCTGATCGGCAAGGTCACCGATTTCACCGGCTCCGGCGGGGTCCGCATCCCGGGCGCCTCCCTGAGCTGGACCCCGGCGTGCGCGGCCGCGCCCGGCAGTCCCAGCGCGTGTACGCCGGGCAGTGCGGGCACCGTCGGGCCGGACGGGGCGGTCCTGGCCTCGACCGGTGACGCCGCGCTCGTCGGCGGCACCTTCACCGTCGACGCGGCCGTCACCCTGCAGGTGCCCCCGTACACCCCGCCGGGCGCCTACACCGCGGTGCTGACCCTGACGCTGTCGTGA
- the era gene encoding GTPase Era: protein MARMSDRSPETTSPHRAGFACFVGRPNAGKSTLTNALVGTKVAITSNRPQTTRHTVRGIVHRPDAQLVLVDTPGLHKPRTLLGERLNDVVRATWSEVDVIGFCLPADQKLGPGDKFIVKELAGIKKTPKIAIITKTDLVESKVVGEQLIAVHQLAEELGFEWAEIVPVSAVGDTQVQLLADLIAPMLPKSPPLYPEGDLTDEPEMVMVAELIREAALEGVRDELPHSIAVVVEEMIPRENRPADRPLLDIHANLYIERPSQKGIIIGPKGARLKEVGMKSRKHIEALLGTPVFLDLHVKVAKDWQRDPKQLRKLGF from the coding sequence ATGGCCCGTATGAGCGATCGTTCCCCCGAGACCACCAGCCCGCACCGTGCGGGCTTCGCATGCTTCGTCGGCCGTCCCAACGCGGGGAAGTCGACCCTGACCAACGCGCTCGTGGGTACCAAGGTCGCGATCACCTCCAACCGGCCGCAGACCACCCGCCACACGGTCCGCGGCATCGTGCACCGCCCCGACGCCCAGCTCGTCCTCGTCGACACGCCCGGCCTCCACAAGCCGCGCACCCTGCTCGGCGAGCGCCTCAACGACGTCGTGCGCGCGACCTGGTCCGAGGTCGACGTGATCGGCTTCTGCCTGCCCGCGGACCAGAAGCTCGGCCCCGGTGACAAGTTCATCGTCAAGGAGCTCGCGGGGATCAAGAAGACCCCCAAGATCGCCATCATCACCAAGACCGACCTCGTCGAGTCGAAGGTGGTGGGCGAGCAGCTCATCGCCGTGCACCAGCTCGCCGAGGAGCTGGGCTTCGAGTGGGCCGAGATCGTCCCGGTCTCGGCGGTCGGCGACACCCAGGTCCAGCTGCTGGCGGACCTGATCGCGCCGATGCTGCCGAAGAGCCCGCCGCTGTACCCGGAGGGCGACCTCACCGACGAGCCCGAGATGGTCATGGTCGCGGAGCTGATCCGCGAGGCCGCGCTGGAAGGCGTACGGGACGAGCTCCCGCACTCCATCGCCGTGGTCGTCGAGGAGATGATCCCCCGGGAGAACCGCCCGGCGGACCGTCCCCTGCTGGACATCCACGCCAACCTCTACATCGAGCGGCCGAGCCAGAAGGGCATCATCATCGGCCCGAAGGGCGCCCGCCTGAAGGAGGTCGGGATGAAGTCGCGCAAGCACATCGAGGCGCTGCTCGGCACCCCGGTCTTCCTCGACCTGCACGTGAAGGTCGCCAAGGACTGGCAGCGCGACCCCAAGCAGCTCCGCAAGCTGGGCTTCTAG
- a CDS encoding class I SAM-dependent methyltransferase produces the protein MAHAHDHAPHSPETGFETGFETGFAGEEFWDSRYRESERIWSGEANAVLAREAAPLAPGRALDLGCGEGGDAVWLARQGWYVTGTDISGVALERAAAHAADAGVTERTAWERHDLAESFPAGAYDLVSACFLHTFGEFPRERILRRAAAAVAPGGILLVVGHAGWASWQEDRPEVDFPTPDQVLAQLELEAGAWEVLLAEEHVRVQNQPDGRPGTRTDNALKVRRLP, from the coding sequence ATGGCGCACGCGCACGACCACGCCCCCCACTCCCCCGAGACCGGCTTCGAGACCGGCTTCGAGACCGGCTTCGCGGGCGAGGAGTTCTGGGACTCCCGCTACCGCGAGAGCGAAAGGATCTGGAGCGGCGAGGCCAACGCCGTGCTGGCCCGGGAGGCCGCCCCGCTCGCTCCCGGCCGGGCCCTTGACCTCGGCTGCGGAGAGGGCGGCGACGCCGTGTGGCTCGCGCGGCAGGGCTGGTACGTCACCGGGACGGACATCTCCGGGGTCGCCCTGGAGCGGGCGGCGGCCCACGCCGCGGACGCCGGGGTCACGGAGCGCACCGCCTGGGAGCGGCACGACCTCGCGGAGTCCTTCCCGGCCGGGGCATACGACCTGGTCTCCGCGTGCTTCCTGCACACCTTCGGGGAGTTCCCGCGCGAGCGGATCCTGCGCCGGGCCGCCGCGGCCGTGGCCCCCGGCGGGATCCTGCTCGTCGTCGGCCACGCGGGCTGGGCGTCCTGGCAGGAGGACCGCCCGGAGGTGGACTTCCCGACCCCGGACCAGGTGCTGGCCCAGCTGGAACTGGAGGCCGGCGCCTGGGAGGTCCTGCTGGCGGAGGAACACGTACGGGTCCAGAACCAGCCTGACGGCCGGCCCGGGACCCGTACGGACAACGCGTTGAAGGTGCGGCGGCTCCCGTAG
- a CDS encoding GNAT family N-acetyltransferase, which yields MITPSACLPELERYYDTAPRAGGARAEDFGPLTLFVQESDGWPYYARPALGAASAGGVGVADVERVLARQRELKIPEAFEWVAETTPSLRTAAEAAGLSVHAHPLMVLDPAAVRLPAHPDVRVFGAADPLLRPAVTVPMLAFAAPGTAVGEAGPAELALAEREPASEGRRVRVAGMIQSGRTALAAAVRDGVVLCSGQYVPVGDVAEVVGVGTLPSARRQGLALAVTAALVTDALARGARTVFLSAGDEDVARLYARLGFRSVGTALIADRPL from the coding sequence ATGATCACACCTTCCGCCTGCCTGCCCGAGCTCGAGCGCTACTACGACACGGCGCCCCGGGCCGGCGGGGCGCGGGCCGAGGACTTCGGCCCGCTGACCCTCTTCGTCCAGGAGAGCGACGGCTGGCCGTACTACGCGCGGCCCGCGCTCGGCGCCGCCTCGGCCGGTGGCGTCGGCGTGGCCGACGTGGAGCGGGTACTGGCCCGGCAGCGGGAGCTGAAGATCCCCGAGGCCTTCGAGTGGGTGGCCGAAACCACGCCCTCCCTGCGAACCGCCGCGGAGGCGGCCGGGCTGAGCGTCCACGCGCATCCGCTGATGGTCCTCGACCCCGCGGCGGTACGGCTCCCCGCGCATCCGGACGTACGCGTCTTCGGCGCGGCCGATCCGTTGCTGCGCCCCGCGGTGACGGTGCCGATGCTGGCCTTCGCCGCTCCCGGCACGGCGGTGGGCGAGGCGGGCCCGGCGGAGCTCGCGCTCGCGGAGCGGGAGCCGGCTTCGGAGGGCCGCCGGGTCCGGGTCGCGGGGATGATCCAGTCGGGCCGCACCGCCCTGGCGGCGGCCGTACGGGACGGAGTGGTGCTCTGCTCCGGCCAGTACGTCCCGGTCGGCGACGTGGCCGAGGTGGTCGGTGTCGGCACCCTCCCCTCGGCCCGCCGCCAGGGCCTGGCCCTCGCGGTGACGGCGGCCCTGGTCACCGACGCCCTGGCCCGCGGAGCCCGCACGGTCTTCCTGTCGGCGGGCGACGAGGACGTGGCCCGCCTCTACGCCCGCCTCGGCTTCCGCTCCGTGGGCACGGCCCTGATCGCGGACCGTCCGCTGTGA
- a CDS encoding protealysin inhibitor emfourin — MRIQVVRTGGFAGIERRGEVDTSGLPDEDEWQALVQLALRPAPPGDPADRIRDGFSYRITVDGRTVLCQDPNLSDAQRTLISRVLKEGA, encoded by the coding sequence ATGCGGATTCAGGTGGTGCGGACCGGCGGCTTCGCGGGGATCGAGCGGCGGGGCGAGGTGGACACCTCGGGCCTGCCCGACGAGGACGAGTGGCAGGCGCTGGTGCAGCTGGCCCTGCGGCCCGCCCCTCCGGGCGATCCGGCGGACCGGATCCGGGACGGTTTCTCGTACCGGATCACGGTGGACGGGCGGACGGTGCTCTGCCAGGACCCGAACCTCTCGGACGCGCAGCGCACGCTGATCTCCCGCGTCCTCAAAGAAGGTGCTTGA